TGCCATCTTTTATGTGAAGACATTTTATGGTACCAACCGCGTGTTTAAGTCATTGCCGGTCAAGCCGATGTTCAGGCCAGCCATTGGTGCTTTTCTGACGGGACTGGTTGGTATCGGCATGTATTATTATTTTGAACAAGATGTGCGTGCATTATCAGTCCTGTCAACCGGTTATGGAGTTCTGCAGGAAGCGTTGACTTCGGCGGCTGGTCTCAGTATTCCTCTACTGCTCACAATCGCTTTTGTCAAAGTCTTTACGACTTCATTTACAATTGGCTCTGGTGGTTCTGGTGGGGTCTTTGGACCGTCAATGGTGATAGGAGGCTGTGTAGGTACCGCGACTGGTCGCTTATTACAGCAGCTTTGGCCTGACCTGGTGACACAACCGGAGGCATTTGGATTGGTGGGCATGGCTGGTTTTTTTGCCGGAGCCGCCCACGCGCCGATTTCGACGATTATTATGGTTTCTGAAATTACGGGAAATTATTCATTGCTGCTGCCGACGATGTTGGCCTCAACTCTCTGCTTTGTACTGTGTCAGAGAGTGCACTTATATCAGAAACAATATCCCAGTCGTCTGGAATCACCCGCGCATCGTGGGGACTTTCTGGTGGATGTCCTTGAAGGCAGTCGGGTTTCTGATGTCTTTGATCCGGAACGAAAAATTCAACTGATCCATGAATCGAAATCATTGGATGAAATTGTGCATTCGCTGGCGGGAACTCAGCAGCACTATTTTCCCGTTGTTGATGACAATGAAAGAATTGTCGGTATTTTTTCAGAAGATGACGTGCGGGCATATCTGTATGATGAGACCATCTGGAAGCTGGCTGTGGCACGCGATATTATGCGTTCTGATTTCGTCAAAGTGAGTCCGGATGACGATTTGAATACGGTGATGCAACGTTTTACTTCGATCAATGTTGAGGTCTTACCAGTGGTTGATGAGCATGATTCCGGGATTCTGCTGGGCATGCTGAACCGCAAGGAAACCATTGGGTACTATAATCAGCAGTTAATGAAGTGTAAGCGTGCTGGTGAGGAGAATGACGAATAGCAGACGCGGAGAAAGTTTACTCTTCGTCGGTGTTTCGCATTTCAAACAGGAAACGAGATGGGAGTGTGGGCTGTTTCTTTCCCCATTTTGTGCGTGTGGCTGCACGGCTTAATGTCAGGTAATCCTGTGCTCTGGTAATACCGACATAGGCAATTCGTCGTTCTTCCGCAATTTCTGAGTCCGTGCCCTCTACCGAACGTTTATGCGGTAACAGGCCTTCCTCCATGCCGACTAAATAGACTCGTGCGAATTCCAGTCCTTTGGCGCTGTGCAACGTCATTAGCTTGACGGCGTCTTGTGCCAGTTGATCTTCTTTTTCGTTTAAGTCATCCCGATCTCCGAGCGCGGTTTCTTCCAGAAAACCGATGGGGGTGGGATTGTTGGAGCGTTTACAGTATTCATTAATGGATTCAATGAATTGCTCAAGGACCACGATACGGGACTGTTGTTGTTCTGACGTTTTATATTGTTTTTTGATTTCTGCTTCGTAGTCGATCTCTTTGATCAGGTCATGCATGATCCGAGCGAGATCATGAGGAGACTGTTCGAGCCGCGTGCGATAGCGTTTGACTAAATCGTGAAACGAGTTGAGAGCCGTACTGGCGCGAGCGCTCAATTCGTTTGTGTTTTGTGCCGAAGATACCGTTTCCCAGAAGCGGTCCCCTGCTTTGACTGACTGATTCACCAGCTTTTCGATGGTGCTATTTCCAATTCCCCGAGTCGGAGTATTGATAATTCGCAGCATGGACAGCTCATCGTGAGGAAATGCCAGCGTTTTAAGATAGGCCAGCAAATCACGGATTTCACGGCGATCAAAAAATGACTGACTGCCGATGAGTTGGTAGCGTACATTCGTGCGACGTAATTCCGTTTCAAAGACGCGCGGTTGTTCATTGGTCCGGAACAGAATCGCAAAATCTCGCAAGGGAATCTCTTGTGCTTCGTGAAGGTATCTGATTTCACCGATGATTTTTTCTGCTTCGGTTAATTCATCTTCCAGTTCCAGGAATCGAACAGGGGACCCCATTTTCTTATGGGCGATCAATTTTTTTTTGTGTCGATCGCGATTGTGAGCCACGAGGCGGTTAGCCAGGTCAATAATTTTATCTGTGCAA
This window of the Gimesia fumaroli genome carries:
- a CDS encoding chloride channel protein, producing the protein MAYFKTFGQFLTSFDLKTNGKWFVLSLLIGVVAGLGAIVFDVLTQVVQHNTLVSIAGFDHPQTVGEHSIYEDSTKVTSFSPWVMLVVITAGGLASGLIVYNFAPEAEGHGTDAAIDAFHNKRGIIQPRVPLIKTIASALTLGTGGSGGREGPIAQIGAGFGSWVASTLKLSARDRRIMLAAGVGAGIGGIFRAPLAGALFAAEILYSNADFESDVIVPAAMSSIIAYSVYCLSLPQHLRFMPLFGDSLHHTVDSHGELIPYTILSIVLSLAAIFYVKTFYGTNRVFKSLPVKPMFRPAIGAFLTGLVGIGMYYYFEQDVRALSVLSTGYGVLQEALTSAAGLSIPLLLTIAFVKVFTTSFTIGSGGSGGVFGPSMVIGGCVGTATGRLLQQLWPDLVTQPEAFGLVGMAGFFAGAAHAPISTIIMVSEITGNYSLLLPTMLASTLCFVLCQRVHLYQKQYPSRLESPAHRGDFLVDVLEGSRVSDVFDPERKIQLIHESKSLDEIVHSLAGTQQHYFPVVDDNERIVGIFSEDDVRAYLYDETIWKLAVARDIMRSDFVKVSPDDDLNTVMQRFTSINVEVLPVVDEHDSGILLGMLNRKETIGYYNQQLMKCKRAGEENDE
- a CDS encoding ATP-dependent helicase; this translates as MSLSTSPNQSSHLSSLNPAQREAATTLKGPLLVLAGAGTGKTRVITYRMVELIRQGVPPNKILSVTFTNKAAKEMQARMNQLLGKRLPAKPFISTFHSLCVRVLREEISALGYPEKFVIYDRGDQESAARSALRDIRVNDKSLRPGDLLNRISNWKMANVTPEQATNHTENDFDFLAAMAYRKYQTKLRSSGAVDFDDLLMLTNELFSLSPEALERTQSKFDYIQIDEYQDTNLSQFNLIRALVKPHQNLCVVGDDDQSIYGWRGAEVKHILGFQQQFPGAKVVRLESNYRCTDKIIDLANRLVAHNRDRHKKKLIAHKKMGSPVRFLELEDELTEAEKIIGEIRYLHEAQEIPLRDFAILFRTNEQPRVFETELRRTNVRYQLIGSQSFFDRREIRDLLAYLKTLAFPHDELSMLRIINTPTRGIGNSTIEKLVNQSVKAGDRFWETVSSAQNTNELSARASTALNSFHDLVKRYRTRLEQSPHDLARIMHDLIKEIDYEAEIKKQYKTSEQQQSRIVVLEQFIESINEYCKRSNNPTPIGFLEETALGDRDDLNEKEDQLAQDAVKLMTLHSAKGLEFARVYLVGMEEGLLPHKRSVEGTDSEIAEERRIAYVGITRAQDYLTLSRAATRTKWGKKQPTLPSRFLFEMRNTDEE